The genomic DNA ATTGTGGCGCTGAAATTGAACCAGGGCTTTTATATTGCCCTGAATGCGGTAAAATTTTCACATTAAGAATTTTTGATCCCGAAGATGAAATTGAATGCGAGGAACACATAAATAGACCCGCCGTTGGAATCTGTGTGATTTGTGGTAAACCCGTGTGCGGTGAGTGCTCAATTGAAGTTGATGAAAAAATCTACTGCAAGGAAGGAAATCACAGACAATACGATGAGGACTGGGTCGTGGTTTATACAACGCAATATGAATATGAAGCGGAAATGCTCAAAGCAAACATAGAAAGCGCAGGTATCCCTTGCGTCGTCTTCTCAACAAAAGACCATTCATACTTCGTGACGGTCGGTTTCGGAATAGTGAAAATCCTCGTCCCGAAAAATCAAAAAGAAATCGCATTGAAAATTATTGAAGACCTACGCTATAGAGATGAAAACCTTTACGAATAAAGTAGGGTTGAGAAATTGAATAACTTAACAGTAAGGGTCATCGTCGCAATTTTCGGCATCCCATTCATACTTTTTGTGACCATTTTCGGGAAATACCTTTTCCTCGCCTTCGTCTTCATAATCTCTTCCCTTGCAACATTTGAATACTACACACTTGTTGAGAAGAAAAACTCCTCACCGATATTTTACATCGGTATTATCTCAATTTTCCTGATTGACTTGGCATTTTATGCGGGTAATCACGAACGAATCGTGACATTTTTAATTCTTGCTGTCTTGTTAACCGGACTCATAGAACTATTTAGAAAACCGTCATCTCAAAATTGGTCCTCCATCTCAAATCTTGCCACCGAGATATTCCCGATACTTTACATCGGATTATCACTTGGAACTTTGATTGGGTTGAGGGAATTAAAAAGCGAAAATTATCTTGAAAATGGAATTTTTATAATTTCAATCCTTGCGATAATTTGGATTTGTGATACCGCAGCGTATTTCATTGGGAAATCAATCGGCAAAAGAAAACTTTACGAAAGGGTGAGCCCAAAGAAAACCGTTGAAGGATTCATCGGCGGTTTAATCTTCGCATTGCTTTCCTCTTTCGGCGCAAAACTTTGGGTCCTGAAACAAATAAATCACCTTGACGCTTTTGTCATCGGTTTGATCGTCGGAATTTTCGGACAACTCGGTGATCTCATTGAATCCCTGATAAAAAGAGATGCACAGGTTAAGGACTCATCAAATTTAATCCCAGGTCACGGCGGTGTTTTTGACAGATTTGACAGTTTGATATATGTAGCTCCGCTTGTTTATCTTTATATGACGAATTTCAAATAAACCAATATAACACAAAGTGAGAAACGGAAAGAAAAAAATCCACATTTTAACGCTCGGTTGCCCCAAAAACCTTGTTGACTCCGAAATTTTAATGAGCAAGTTAAAAAATAAATTTCAAATCGCTGAGAAACCCGATAAAGCGAGTATAGTCATAATAAACACCTGCGGTTTTATTGAATCAGCAAAGCAAGAATCAATTGATAAAATTTTTGAGATGGTTGAATTAAAAGAGAAAGGCAAAGTTGAAAGCGTCTATGTGATGGGTTGCCTATCGGAAAGATACAAAAATGAGCTTGAAGATGAAATCCCTGAGGTAGATAAATTCTTTGGTGTTGAAAAGTTTGATGAGATACTTAACACTCTTGGAGTTGATCGTAAATATGAGCTACTTGGTGAAAGAGAACTTCTCACACCAAGACATTACGCATACCTTAAAATTTCCGAAGGATGCGATAACCCCTGTTCATTTTGCGCCATACCACTAATTCGTGGGAAACACATAAGCAGACCAATTGAAGAAATAATAAAAGAGGCAAAAAAACTCGCTTGGAAAGGCGTCAAAGAAATTATCATCATAGCACAGGATACAACCTATTACGGAATTGATATTTATGGAAAGAGAAAACTCCCCGAACTTTTAAACCAACTCTCGGAGATAGACGGAATTGAATGGATTCGCTTGATGTATACATTCCCTGCTAAATTCCCAATTGAAATTCTTGACATAATGGCTCAAAACCCAAAAATTTGCAAATACATTGATATCCCAATCCAACATATATCAGATAAAATTTTAAAGTCAATGAGACGCGGGATAACAAAAAGAAAAACAATTGAACTCCTTGAGAAAATAAGGGAAACGGTTCCAGAAGTAGCCATAAGGACGAGTTTGATAGTTGGTTATCCGGGTGAAACAGAAAAGGAATTTGAAGAGCTTCTTGACTTCGTTTACACTTTCAAATTTGATCGTCTTGGTGTCTTTACATATTCTCAAGAGGAGGGGACAAAAGCTTTTGAACTCGGTGACCCTGTTCCACCCGAAGAGAAAGAAAGAAGAATGGCATTGATAATGAACGCACAACATGATATAATCGTTGAAAAGAACGAAAAAATGATTGGAAGGAAAATCAAGGTTTTAATTGATAGAAAGGAAGGAGATTTTTACATAGGGCGAACGCAATGGGATGCCCCGGAGATTGACCTTGAGGTTTTGGTTGAAGGTAACGGGATCAAGATAGGAAACTTTTATGAGGTTGAAATTTACGATATTTTTGAGTATGATTTAATAGGCAAGGTCGCAACAGAAACAAAACCAGTTTAGATTTTGTTGAATTTTTTAGAACAAAAATTAATTTACCGATTTAAAATCGGGTGGAAAAAGATGAAAAAGTTAATTTTAATTTTGAGCGTTTTAATATGTGCGGTATCATTTGCGCAGGTTGAAACAAGCTTGCCGAGGAGCTATTCCGAACCGCAGTTTTATTTCAACGCCCTAAACTTCGCTGGTGACTTGAGCGAAAATGAAAGCAGAGTTGATCTCTATGTACAAGTACCGTATGAGTTCCTTCAATTTACAAAGGGAGACAATTATTACAGCGCAAAATATGAAGTAACAGTCAGCATATTCACACCCAAGGGAAAACTTGTAACTGAGAAGGGATGGACACACGAGGTAAAGACGAACAATTTCAACGAGACAATATCAAGAGCTTACTGGGATGTATCAAGTTCTTTTATAAAACTTCCGC from Candidatus Thermokryptus mobilis includes the following:
- a CDS encoding putative signal transducing protein → MPKCPLCGFTYPDGVNVCPDCNINLIDEKPEICIYCGAEIEPGLLYCPECGKIFTLRIFDPEDEIECEEHINRPAVGICVICGKPVCGECSIEVDEKIYCKEGNHRQYDEDWVVVYTTQYEYEAEMLKANIESAGIPCVVFSTKDHSYFVTVGFGIVKILVPKNQKEIALKIIEDLRYRDENLYE
- a CDS encoding phosphatidate cytidylyltransferase codes for the protein MNNLTVRVIVAIFGIPFILFVTIFGKYLFLAFVFIISSLATFEYYTLVEKKNSSPIFYIGIISIFLIDLAFYAGNHERIVTFLILAVLLTGLIELFRKPSSQNWSSISNLATEIFPILYIGLSLGTLIGLRELKSENYLENGIFIISILAIIWICDTAAYFIGKSIGKRKLYERVSPKKTVEGFIGGLIFALLSSFGAKLWVLKQINHLDAFVIGLIVGIFGQLGDLIESLIKRDAQVKDSSNLIPGHGGVFDRFDSLIYVAPLVYLYMTNFK
- the rimO gene encoding 30S ribosomal protein S12 methylthiotransferase RimO translates to MRNGKKKIHILTLGCPKNLVDSEILMSKLKNKFQIAEKPDKASIVIINTCGFIESAKQESIDKIFEMVELKEKGKVESVYVMGCLSERYKNELEDEIPEVDKFFGVEKFDEILNTLGVDRKYELLGERELLTPRHYAYLKISEGCDNPCSFCAIPLIRGKHISRPIEEIIKEAKKLAWKGVKEIIIIAQDTTYYGIDIYGKRKLPELLNQLSEIDGIEWIRLMYTFPAKFPIEILDIMAQNPKICKYIDIPIQHISDKILKSMRRGITKRKTIELLEKIRETVPEVAIRTSLIVGYPGETEKEFEELLDFVYTFKFDRLGVFTYSQEEGTKAFELGDPVPPEEKERRMALIMNAQHDIIVEKNEKMIGRKIKVLIDRKEGDFYIGRTQWDAPEIDLEVLVEGNGIKIGNFYEVEIYDIFEYDLIGKVATETKPV